Within the Ananas comosus cultivar F153 linkage group 25, ASM154086v1, whole genome shotgun sequence genome, the region GTGTAGTTGTGAGAATATGTTTGGTACTTAGCGGTGGTTATTGATTTATTTTGGTATCTGAAGGATTAGGTTAGGTTTAAGATTAGAACTTCGCAAGTTATTGAGTTTTTGGTGATTTAGTCTGGGCTTTTGCTAGTATAAAGAGTCTTTAATGATAACTGAGAAAAGTTAGCATTTTGGATCTAGTTGTTCAATTCTAGGTATGATTACATATTTTGTGCTTTTTATACACCCACTATAGTAGGATTTACATGTTGATTGTCTTGGTATATGAACAAATATTTGCGTAAGTTCCTTAACACTAAGTCAAGCCCATTCCTTGTTGATATTCATCATTTAATACCGAGTGATTGTCGGACAAACCCTTCAACTTTGTGGAATAGAATCTGAGATTATGAAGACTCTCTGCAGCTTCATTTATGCGCTACTTTAACATCTTAGAAGCTCCTTGATCTACTACCATCTGCTCCTTTGTAACATCTTCACAACTATTACTACCGAAAAGCTGGACTCAGAATATAGACTCTATACGAGGTTTTTATGCCCCTTAATGAGGAAAACATACTCTTATGacctgatcacaatgctcacttTCACCTTATCCTCAGGGAGAACAAAAGTTGGTATAGCATTTGGCGAAGGCAGTGAGTTGATCAAagtttcctttttatttttgagtaaCATCTGTTTATGACGATTGACCTTCAACCTCCAGGAGGAAATTTCAGAAATTTCTTAGCGGTAAGTTGGTCTTCTAGTTTTTGAACTTGCTCTTCTTACTTTTATGTTCTGTTTTTGCTTTCAGGTGATGTTCATGGCCAGTACTCTGATCTTCTCAGGCTGTTTGAATATGGCGGACTCCCTCCACAATCTAACTACCTTTTCTTAGGTGATTACGTGGATCGAGGAAAGCAAAGCCTTGAGACAATATGCCTTCTGTTGGCATATAAAGTCAAATACCCTGAAAACTTCTTTCTCTTGAGGGGGAACCATGAGTGTGCGTCCATTAACCGGATTTATGGGTTTTATGATGAATGCAAGCGCAGATACAGTGTTAAGCTCTGGAAGGTCTTCTCCGATTGTTTCAACTGCCTACCTGTGGCTGCTTTAATAGATGAGAAGATATTATGCATGCATGGCGGGCTTTCTCCTGACTTGCATGATTTGGACCAAATACGTAATTTAGCCCGCCCAACTGATGTGCCTGATACTGGTTTGTTATGTGATCTTCTGTGGTCAGATCCTTGTAAAGAAATTCAAGGATGGGGAATGAACGATAGAGGTGTATCTTATACCTTTGGGGCGGATAAAGTCGCTGAGTTCCTTGAGAAGCACAATCTAGACCTAATTTGCCGTGCTCATCAGGTTGTGCATGAAAAACTGGTTTTCCCCCTGTTTTTAAGACATTTACTTATCTACCcctcaaaatttgtttgtttttattaatatccctgtaaaatctaaattattCATGTTTGCCCTTCAAAAACTCAATTCGTGACGTGTTCATATTATAAATTAGTGCTTCTACCGATCTCCTTGCATTAATTGTGGTGAACCTGAACTTAAAAGTGGGTATTTTTGTAAGAAAAGGCACCTTTGactttatatatgaaaataaagaTTTTACTGTGTCATGTAGATTGATTTTGTAGGATATATCTGA harbors:
- the LOC109728897 gene encoding serine/threonine-protein phosphatase PP1-like isoform X2 — encoded protein: MEPALLDDVIQRLLGVRGTKPGKQVVLTEAEINKLCVAAKGIFLQQTNLLELEAPIKICGDVHGQYSDLLRLFEYGGLPPQSNYLFLGDYVDRGKQSLETICLLLAYKVKYPENFFLLRGNHECASINRIYGFYDECKRRYSVKLWKVFSDCFNCLPVAALIDEKILCMHGGLSPDLHDLDQIRNLARPTDVPDTGLLCDLLWSDPCKEIQGWGMNDRGVSYTFGADKVAEFLEKHNLDLICRAHQVVEDGYEFFADRQLVTIFSAPNYCGEFDNAGAMMSVDGTLMCSFQILKPAGKTFFGGTPSAKGGTPAVSMKSFLGAKA
- the LOC109728897 gene encoding serine/threonine-protein phosphatase PP1-like isoform X1, which gives rise to MEPALLDDVIQRLLGVRGTKPGKQVVLTEAEINKLCVAAKGIFLQQTNLLELEAPIKICGDVHGQYSDLLRLFEYGGLPPQSNYLFLGDYVDRGKQSLETICLLLAYKVKYPENFFLLRGNHECASINRIYGFYDECKRRYSVKLWKVFSDCFNCLPVAALIDEKILCMHGGLSPDLHDLDQIRNLARPTDVPDTGLLCDLLWSDPCKEIQGWGMNDRGVSYTFGADKVAEFLEKHNLDLICRAHQVVEDGYEFFADRQLVTIFSAPNYCGEFDNAGAMMSVDGTLMCSFQILKPAGKTFFGGTPSAKGGTPAVSMKDSLKLSLKALSRIGKNSHRRGLLICSAKSITQEFAC